A genomic region of Pelodiscus sinensis isolate JC-2024 chromosome 1, ASM4963464v1, whole genome shotgun sequence contains the following coding sequences:
- the TMCC3 gene encoding transmembrane and coiled-coil domain protein 3 isoform X1, giving the protein MPGSDTGLAVDRTYSDPERHQRAKTRVERHDMNTLSLPLNIRRGGSDTNLNFDVPDGILEFHKVKLSADGLKQKILKVTEQIKIEQTARDGNVAEYLKLVNSADKQQAGRIKQVFEKKNQKSAHSIAQLQKKLEQYHRKLKDIEQNGSSRSSKDTSKDNLKDIQPSLKDAHGKSRTTGQGTESSKSGVPGVSLTPPVFVFSKSREFANLIRNKFGSADNISHLKNTLDEFRPETSSRAYGGSATIVTKPKYASDDECSSGTSGSADSNGNHSFGPGGTDALDSQAKLSMILEELREIKETQSQLADDIENLKAQFKRDYGFISQTLQEERFRSERLEDQLNDLTDLHQHETANLKQELASIEERVAYQACERSRDVQEALESCQTRVFKLEFHQQEQQALQSETVNAKVLLGKCINVILAFMTVILVCVSTIAKFIAPMMRSRFHIICTFFAVTLLAIFCKNWDHIICAIERMIIPR; this is encoded by the exons gTGGAAAGACATGACATGAATACTCTGAGCTTGCCACTTAACATTCGCCGTGGGGGGTCAGACACCAACCTCAACTTTGATGTACCTGATGGGATCTTAGAATTTCACAAAGTCAAACTTAGCGCTGATGGCCTGAAACAAAAAATTTTGAAAGTTACAGAACAAATAAAAATTGAACAAACGGCCCGTGATGGAAATGTAGCTGAATATTTAAAACTGGTGAACAGTGCAGACAAGCAGCAAGCTGGCCGTATTAAACAAGTCTTTGAGAAGAAGAACCAGAAGTCTGCCCACTCTATTGCCCAGCTGCAGAAGAAATTGGAACAGTATCACCGAAAGCTCAAAGACATTGAACAAAATGGATCCTCCAGAAGTTCCAAAGATACATCAAAAGATAACTTGAAGGATATCCAGCCCTCTTTAAAAGATGCCCATGGCAAATCTCGTACCACTGGCCAAGGCACTGAGAGCAGCAAATCGGGTGTGCCAGGTGTCTCCTTGACACCACCAGTGTTTGTTTTCAGCAAGTCGAGAGAGTTTGCAAACTTGATTCGAAATAAATTTGGTAGTGCTGACAACATTTCTCACCTGAAAAATACCCTGGATGAATTTCGGCCTGAAACTAGTTCACGGGCCTATGGTGGCAGTGCTACTATTGTGACTAAACCAAAATATGCTAGTGATGATGAGTGCTCAAGTGGGACATCTGGCTCTGCAGATAGTAATGGGAACCATTCATTTGGGCCTGGTGGGACAGATGCTCTGGACAGCCAAGCAAAACTTTCTATGATTTTGGAGGAACTGAGAGAAATAAAGGAGACACAGTCCCAATTAGCTGATGACATAGAGAATCTAAAAGCACAGTTTAAAAGAGACTATGGTTTTATTTCTCAAACATTGCAGGAGGAAAGATTCAG gtCTGAACGATTGGAAGACCAGCTAAATGATCTTACAGATCTTCATCAGCACGAGACTGCAAACTTGAAGCAAGAGCTAGCCAGCATAGAGGAGAGAGTGGCATATCAGGCCTGTGAACGGTCACGAGATGTTCAG GAAGCCTTGGAATCTTGCCAGACTCGGGTTTTTAAGCTAGAGTTCCATCAGCAAGAACAGCAAGCATTGCAATCAGAAACGGTTAATGCCAAAGTACTCCTAGGGAAATGTATAAATGTAATCTTGGCTTTCATGACTGTCATCTTAGTGTGCGTCTCTACCATTGCAAAGTTTATAGCTCCTATGATGAGGAGCCGTTTCCATATCATCTGCACTTTTTTTGCGGTGACTCTACTTGCAATATTTTGTAAAAATTGGGATCACATTATCTGTGCCATAGAAAGGATGATTATACCAAGATGA
- the TMCC3 gene encoding transmembrane and coiled-coil domain protein 3 isoform X4 translates to MNTLSLPLNIRRGGSDTNLNFDVPDGILEFHKVKLSADGLKQKILKVTEQIKIEQTARDGNVAEYLKLVNSADKQQAGRIKQVFEKKNQKSAHSIAQLQKKLEQYHRKLKDIEQNGSSRSSKDTSKDNLKDIQPSLKDAHGKSRTTGQGTESSKSGVPGVSLTPPVFVFSKSREFANLIRNKFGSADNISHLKNTLDEFRPETSSRAYGGSATIVTKPKYASDDECSSGTSGSADSNGNHSFGPGGTDALDSQAKLSMILEELREIKETQSQLADDIENLKAQFKRDYGFISQTLQEERFRSERLEDQLNDLTDLHQHETANLKQELASIEERVAYQACERSRDVQEALESCQTRVFKLEFHQQEQQALQSETVNAKVLLGKCINVILAFMTVILVCVSTIAKFIAPMMRSRFHIICTFFAVTLLAIFCKNWDHIICAIERMIIPR, encoded by the exons ATGAATACTCTGAGCTTGCCACTTAACATTCGCCGTGGGGGGTCAGACACCAACCTCAACTTTGATGTACCTGATGGGATCTTAGAATTTCACAAAGTCAAACTTAGCGCTGATGGCCTGAAACAAAAAATTTTGAAAGTTACAGAACAAATAAAAATTGAACAAACGGCCCGTGATGGAAATGTAGCTGAATATTTAAAACTGGTGAACAGTGCAGACAAGCAGCAAGCTGGCCGTATTAAACAAGTCTTTGAGAAGAAGAACCAGAAGTCTGCCCACTCTATTGCCCAGCTGCAGAAGAAATTGGAACAGTATCACCGAAAGCTCAAAGACATTGAACAAAATGGATCCTCCAGAAGTTCCAAAGATACATCAAAAGATAACTTGAAGGATATCCAGCCCTCTTTAAAAGATGCCCATGGCAAATCTCGTACCACTGGCCAAGGCACTGAGAGCAGCAAATCGGGTGTGCCAGGTGTCTCCTTGACACCACCAGTGTTTGTTTTCAGCAAGTCGAGAGAGTTTGCAAACTTGATTCGAAATAAATTTGGTAGTGCTGACAACATTTCTCACCTGAAAAATACCCTGGATGAATTTCGGCCTGAAACTAGTTCACGGGCCTATGGTGGCAGTGCTACTATTGTGACTAAACCAAAATATGCTAGTGATGATGAGTGCTCAAGTGGGACATCTGGCTCTGCAGATAGTAATGGGAACCATTCATTTGGGCCTGGTGGGACAGATGCTCTGGACAGCCAAGCAAAACTTTCTATGATTTTGGAGGAACTGAGAGAAATAAAGGAGACACAGTCCCAATTAGCTGATGACATAGAGAATCTAAAAGCACAGTTTAAAAGAGACTATGGTTTTATTTCTCAAACATTGCAGGAGGAAAGATTCAG gtCTGAACGATTGGAAGACCAGCTAAATGATCTTACAGATCTTCATCAGCACGAGACTGCAAACTTGAAGCAAGAGCTAGCCAGCATAGAGGAGAGAGTGGCATATCAGGCCTGTGAACGGTCACGAGATGTTCAG GAAGCCTTGGAATCTTGCCAGACTCGGGTTTTTAAGCTAGAGTTCCATCAGCAAGAACAGCAAGCATTGCAATCAGAAACGGTTAATGCCAAAGTACTCCTAGGGAAATGTATAAATGTAATCTTGGCTTTCATGACTGTCATCTTAGTGTGCGTCTCTACCATTGCAAAGTTTATAGCTCCTATGATGAGGAGCCGTTTCCATATCATCTGCACTTTTTTTGCGGTGACTCTACTTGCAATATTTTGTAAAAATTGGGATCACATTATCTGTGCCATAGAAAGGATGATTATACCAAGATGA
- the TMCC3 gene encoding transmembrane and coiled-coil domain protein 3 isoform X2, translating to MFSWDIPLKENQLVYNEFLPNYKFKTVERHDMNTLSLPLNIRRGGSDTNLNFDVPDGILEFHKVKLSADGLKQKILKVTEQIKIEQTARDGNVAEYLKLVNSADKQQAGRIKQVFEKKNQKSAHSIAQLQKKLEQYHRKLKDIEQNGSSRSSKDTSKDNLKDIQPSLKDAHGKSRTTGQGTESSKSGVPGVSLTPPVFVFSKSREFANLIRNKFGSADNISHLKNTLDEFRPETSSRAYGGSATIVTKPKYASDDECSSGTSGSADSNGNHSFGPGGTDALDSQAKLSMILEELREIKETQSQLADDIENLKAQFKRDYGFISQTLQEERFRSERLEDQLNDLTDLHQHETANLKQELASIEERVAYQACERSRDVQEALESCQTRVFKLEFHQQEQQALQSETVNAKVLLGKCINVILAFMTVILVCVSTIAKFIAPMMRSRFHIICTFFAVTLLAIFCKNWDHIICAIERMIIPR from the exons gTGGAAAGACATGACATGAATACTCTGAGCTTGCCACTTAACATTCGCCGTGGGGGGTCAGACACCAACCTCAACTTTGATGTACCTGATGGGATCTTAGAATTTCACAAAGTCAAACTTAGCGCTGATGGCCTGAAACAAAAAATTTTGAAAGTTACAGAACAAATAAAAATTGAACAAACGGCCCGTGATGGAAATGTAGCTGAATATTTAAAACTGGTGAACAGTGCAGACAAGCAGCAAGCTGGCCGTATTAAACAAGTCTTTGAGAAGAAGAACCAGAAGTCTGCCCACTCTATTGCCCAGCTGCAGAAGAAATTGGAACAGTATCACCGAAAGCTCAAAGACATTGAACAAAATGGATCCTCCAGAAGTTCCAAAGATACATCAAAAGATAACTTGAAGGATATCCAGCCCTCTTTAAAAGATGCCCATGGCAAATCTCGTACCACTGGCCAAGGCACTGAGAGCAGCAAATCGGGTGTGCCAGGTGTCTCCTTGACACCACCAGTGTTTGTTTTCAGCAAGTCGAGAGAGTTTGCAAACTTGATTCGAAATAAATTTGGTAGTGCTGACAACATTTCTCACCTGAAAAATACCCTGGATGAATTTCGGCCTGAAACTAGTTCACGGGCCTATGGTGGCAGTGCTACTATTGTGACTAAACCAAAATATGCTAGTGATGATGAGTGCTCAAGTGGGACATCTGGCTCTGCAGATAGTAATGGGAACCATTCATTTGGGCCTGGTGGGACAGATGCTCTGGACAGCCAAGCAAAACTTTCTATGATTTTGGAGGAACTGAGAGAAATAAAGGAGACACAGTCCCAATTAGCTGATGACATAGAGAATCTAAAAGCACAGTTTAAAAGAGACTATGGTTTTATTTCTCAAACATTGCAGGAGGAAAGATTCAG gtCTGAACGATTGGAAGACCAGCTAAATGATCTTACAGATCTTCATCAGCACGAGACTGCAAACTTGAAGCAAGAGCTAGCCAGCATAGAGGAGAGAGTGGCATATCAGGCCTGTGAACGGTCACGAGATGTTCAG GAAGCCTTGGAATCTTGCCAGACTCGGGTTTTTAAGCTAGAGTTCCATCAGCAAGAACAGCAAGCATTGCAATCAGAAACGGTTAATGCCAAAGTACTCCTAGGGAAATGTATAAATGTAATCTTGGCTTTCATGACTGTCATCTTAGTGTGCGTCTCTACCATTGCAAAGTTTATAGCTCCTATGATGAGGAGCCGTTTCCATATCATCTGCACTTTTTTTGCGGTGACTCTACTTGCAATATTTTGTAAAAATTGGGATCACATTATCTGTGCCATAGAAAGGATGATTATACCAAGATGA
- the TMCC3 gene encoding transmembrane and coiled-coil domain protein 3 isoform X3 yields MLRKVERHDMNTLSLPLNIRRGGSDTNLNFDVPDGILEFHKVKLSADGLKQKILKVTEQIKIEQTARDGNVAEYLKLVNSADKQQAGRIKQVFEKKNQKSAHSIAQLQKKLEQYHRKLKDIEQNGSSRSSKDTSKDNLKDIQPSLKDAHGKSRTTGQGTESSKSGVPGVSLTPPVFVFSKSREFANLIRNKFGSADNISHLKNTLDEFRPETSSRAYGGSATIVTKPKYASDDECSSGTSGSADSNGNHSFGPGGTDALDSQAKLSMILEELREIKETQSQLADDIENLKAQFKRDYGFISQTLQEERFRSERLEDQLNDLTDLHQHETANLKQELASIEERVAYQACERSRDVQEALESCQTRVFKLEFHQQEQQALQSETVNAKVLLGKCINVILAFMTVILVCVSTIAKFIAPMMRSRFHIICTFFAVTLLAIFCKNWDHIICAIERMIIPR; encoded by the exons gTGGAAAGACATGACATGAATACTCTGAGCTTGCCACTTAACATTCGCCGTGGGGGGTCAGACACCAACCTCAACTTTGATGTACCTGATGGGATCTTAGAATTTCACAAAGTCAAACTTAGCGCTGATGGCCTGAAACAAAAAATTTTGAAAGTTACAGAACAAATAAAAATTGAACAAACGGCCCGTGATGGAAATGTAGCTGAATATTTAAAACTGGTGAACAGTGCAGACAAGCAGCAAGCTGGCCGTATTAAACAAGTCTTTGAGAAGAAGAACCAGAAGTCTGCCCACTCTATTGCCCAGCTGCAGAAGAAATTGGAACAGTATCACCGAAAGCTCAAAGACATTGAACAAAATGGATCCTCCAGAAGTTCCAAAGATACATCAAAAGATAACTTGAAGGATATCCAGCCCTCTTTAAAAGATGCCCATGGCAAATCTCGTACCACTGGCCAAGGCACTGAGAGCAGCAAATCGGGTGTGCCAGGTGTCTCCTTGACACCACCAGTGTTTGTTTTCAGCAAGTCGAGAGAGTTTGCAAACTTGATTCGAAATAAATTTGGTAGTGCTGACAACATTTCTCACCTGAAAAATACCCTGGATGAATTTCGGCCTGAAACTAGTTCACGGGCCTATGGTGGCAGTGCTACTATTGTGACTAAACCAAAATATGCTAGTGATGATGAGTGCTCAAGTGGGACATCTGGCTCTGCAGATAGTAATGGGAACCATTCATTTGGGCCTGGTGGGACAGATGCTCTGGACAGCCAAGCAAAACTTTCTATGATTTTGGAGGAACTGAGAGAAATAAAGGAGACACAGTCCCAATTAGCTGATGACATAGAGAATCTAAAAGCACAGTTTAAAAGAGACTATGGTTTTATTTCTCAAACATTGCAGGAGGAAAGATTCAG gtCTGAACGATTGGAAGACCAGCTAAATGATCTTACAGATCTTCATCAGCACGAGACTGCAAACTTGAAGCAAGAGCTAGCCAGCATAGAGGAGAGAGTGGCATATCAGGCCTGTGAACGGTCACGAGATGTTCAG GAAGCCTTGGAATCTTGCCAGACTCGGGTTTTTAAGCTAGAGTTCCATCAGCAAGAACAGCAAGCATTGCAATCAGAAACGGTTAATGCCAAAGTACTCCTAGGGAAATGTATAAATGTAATCTTGGCTTTCATGACTGTCATCTTAGTGTGCGTCTCTACCATTGCAAAGTTTATAGCTCCTATGATGAGGAGCCGTTTCCATATCATCTGCACTTTTTTTGCGGTGACTCTACTTGCAATATTTTGTAAAAATTGGGATCACATTATCTGTGCCATAGAAAGGATGATTATACCAAGATGA